A window from Opitutia bacterium ISCC 52 encodes these proteins:
- a CDS encoding Gfo/Idh/MocA family oxidoreductase, translated as MKADNPSNTMTRREAMKYLGLGATGLALGSNSSKAQSYAKNDTMNFGLIGCGGRMRRLIGGLEKNPGTRIASVCDVYDDFLNSTHVLVGGRDREIQKTTRYEEVLARKDIDAVIVATPDHWHAPITIAAVEAGKDVYVEKPVTHKLEEGHHLIEAVNRSGKKVQVGAQQRTMPHLVVLKEKLDSGEIDPGKVTRVHMQWCRNTGPFGGDPRYKITEDQVDWKRFLGNAPDQPFDPLRMRNWRWIWDFGNGPLGDLMVHWLDATNWLLDLPMPSQVIMSGGKYHRKGSFETPDITNCIMEYPELDLQMDYVSSWSNNHQKACTVIMGTDATIYFDRNLYQVIPQRPGNEPVAQVSESMVASSGPLGSDHAADFDAQQFHIADWLDAIKNDRQPVDHVEAGVQAAAICQYGNMSYREKRFVQI; from the coding sequence ATGAAAGCTGACAATCCATCCAACACCATGACCCGTCGCGAGGCCATGAAATATCTTGGCCTTGGAGCGACTGGCCTAGCCCTCGGAAGCAACTCATCCAAAGCACAAAGCTACGCTAAGAACGATACCATGAATTTCGGATTGATCGGCTGCGGAGGACGGATGCGGCGATTGATCGGAGGATTAGAAAAAAATCCTGGCACTCGGATCGCCTCCGTCTGCGATGTCTATGACGACTTTTTAAACTCTACTCACGTGCTCGTCGGAGGTCGCGACCGAGAAATCCAGAAAACAACCCGATACGAAGAGGTGTTGGCACGGAAGGACATCGACGCGGTCATTGTAGCGACCCCGGACCATTGGCACGCCCCCATTACGATCGCTGCGGTGGAGGCCGGCAAAGACGTCTATGTAGAAAAACCCGTCACCCATAAACTTGAAGAAGGCCATCACCTCATTGAGGCCGTAAATCGCAGCGGGAAGAAAGTCCAGGTAGGTGCACAACAAAGAACGATGCCTCACCTGGTCGTTCTGAAAGAAAAACTCGATTCCGGCGAAATCGACCCAGGTAAGGTGACACGGGTACATATGCAATGGTGTCGCAATACAGGGCCCTTCGGCGGAGACCCAAGGTATAAGATCACTGAGGATCAAGTAGACTGGAAACGATTCCTCGGGAACGCTCCCGACCAACCCTTTGATCCACTCCGCATGAGGAACTGGCGCTGGATCTGGGACTTTGGAAATGGACCGCTGGGAGACCTGATGGTGCATTGGCTGGATGCGACCAATTGGTTATTGGATTTACCTATGCCGAGCCAAGTGATAATGTCTGGCGGGAAGTACCATCGCAAAGGCAGCTTTGAAACACCCGACATCACCAACTGCATTATGGAATACCCAGAGCTTGACTTGCAGATGGACTATGTGAGCTCCTGGAGCAACAACCACCAAAAGGCCTGTACTGTCATTATGGGTACAGATGCAACGATCTACTTTGATCGGAACCTCTACCAGGTTATTCCGCAACGCCCCGGCAACGAACCGGTTGCTCAGGTCAGCGAATCCATGGTGGCAAGCTCAGGTCCGTTAGGGTCTGATCACGCAGCTGATTTTGATGCCCAACAATTTCATATCGCTGACTGGCTGGATGCGATTAAGAACGACCGACAACCCGTAGATCATGTCGAAGCAGGCGTACAAGCAGCTGCGATCTGCCAATACGGGAATATGTCTTACCGTGAGAAACGCTTCGTCCAAATTTAA
- a CDS encoding arylsulfatase yields the protein MYPLKKAGILTALISFFISIYSVAEERPNILIIMSDDMGFSDPGFQGSEIETPNLDRLANNGLTFTNFYNCARCGPTRASISTGLYSHQVGCYELEPVEPGNNAYISEVLGDSGYATYMSGKWHLGNTPDKLPPARGYDHSYAYEGCCGSFWDPEIYILESPDLEPIDYTVEPFHATDATTDHGVRFLKHHEENEKDSPFFLYLAYQAPHFPLHAPKELIDKYIPVYEKGWDKIREERWKKMQRLGLFTQIKELPPTSDAPPWHDEFADPAKLSAWDSLTDIQRQDQVYRMAIFAAMMEQMDQGIGRVIDQLRDMEQLDNTLIFFLSDNGANYEGGPFGADGPFSGADLETMGSKDTRHHTGAHWAAVSNTPFKLYKHFNHEGGINTPMVVHWPDGLKRKGERETQRSHVIDIMATVVDVTGAKYPEQRLGHDILPMEGTTLMPALRGGELADRVICFEHEANRAIFKDQYKLVSKNFTSTDGQPHHDWELYDIDNDPLELNNIASDHYYEIVIPMARDWHNWASRTDAIVGYERWMLKLQYYWRTGLRTYLNDEF from the coding sequence ATGTATCCCTTAAAAAAAGCAGGAATACTCACTGCCCTGATTTCGTTCTTCATAAGCATTTACTCCGTTGCTGAAGAAAGACCCAATATCCTCATTATCATGTCAGATGATATGGGTTTCTCAGATCCGGGGTTTCAGGGAAGCGAGATTGAGACTCCTAATCTAGATCGTCTCGCAAACAATGGTCTGACGTTCACCAATTTCTATAACTGTGCTCGCTGTGGCCCAACAAGAGCTAGCATATCGACCGGACTCTACAGTCATCAAGTTGGCTGCTATGAGCTCGAACCGGTAGAACCCGGCAACAATGCTTACATATCGGAAGTCCTGGGTGATAGTGGCTACGCTACTTATATGTCGGGAAAATGGCACCTGGGGAATACGCCCGACAAGCTTCCCCCTGCTAGAGGTTACGACCACTCCTATGCTTACGAAGGTTGCTGTGGGAGCTTCTGGGATCCAGAAATCTACATCCTGGAATCCCCAGACCTTGAGCCTATTGATTACACGGTTGAGCCCTTTCACGCCACCGATGCGACGACTGATCATGGAGTGCGTTTCCTTAAGCATCATGAAGAAAACGAGAAGGATAGTCCCTTCTTCCTCTACCTGGCCTATCAAGCCCCCCACTTTCCGCTCCACGCGCCCAAGGAGCTCATTGATAAATATATTCCCGTCTATGAAAAAGGCTGGGATAAAATCCGGGAAGAGCGCTGGAAAAAAATGCAAAGGCTCGGATTGTTCACCCAGATAAAGGAGCTTCCACCTACTTCCGATGCCCCGCCCTGGCATGATGAGTTTGCCGATCCCGCAAAACTAAGCGCCTGGGACTCACTCACTGATATCCAGCGGCAAGACCAAGTTTACCGCATGGCTATATTTGCTGCTATGATGGAGCAAATGGATCAGGGCATCGGACGAGTGATCGACCAGTTGAGAGACATGGAACAGCTGGACAACACGCTCATCTTCTTCCTCTCGGATAATGGAGCAAACTACGAAGGTGGGCCCTTCGGTGCAGATGGACCCTTCAGCGGAGCAGACTTGGAGACCATGGGATCCAAAGACACGCGACACCATACCGGTGCCCATTGGGCCGCAGTCAGTAATACTCCATTTAAGCTCTACAAACATTTTAACCATGAAGGCGGAATCAACACGCCCATGGTTGTTCATTGGCCAGATGGCCTAAAACGCAAAGGCGAACGTGAGACACAAAGAAGCCACGTTATAGACATCATGGCAACCGTGGTGGATGTCACCGGGGCCAAGTATCCAGAGCAAAGATTAGGGCATGATATTCTTCCCATGGAAGGAACCACTTTGATGCCAGCCCTGAGAGGAGGAGAACTGGCCGATCGAGTCATTTGCTTTGAACATGAGGCCAATCGGGCGATCTTTAAAGACCAGTATAAACTTGTATCCAAAAACTTCACATCTACAGACGGCCAACCACACCATGACTGGGAATTATACGACATTGATAACGACCCACTCGAGCTCAACAACATCGCTTCAGATCACTACTACGAAATAGTTATCCCCATGGCTCGTGATTGGCACAACTGGGCTTCCAGAACAGATGCCATTGTCGGTTACGAACGTTGGATGCTTAAATTGCAGTACTACTGGAGAACAGGCCTCCGGACTTACCTTAACGACGAGTTTTAA
- a CDS encoding tripartite tricarboxylate transporter substrate binding protein: MTKSINTILAVLLSFLAGCKPSDPNAAASNYPSKTITVICPWAAGGGTDRLSRFIADQLQSELGKPGVVMNRTGGSGAVGHSAGALAKPDGHTITMITFELSTMHWMGISDLTWEDYEPVLQMNADAAAIIVRADAPWKNLNEFLAAAKADPGNITMSGTSTGGAWDLARAGFQLEAGVPVEAIRWIPTKGSAPSIVELLGGHIDAVCCSVPEAISQIEAGQLRTLAVMSENRLPDYPDMPTVKESGINWVAVGWRGLAIPKGTPEPILKTIREACERIVTSPAYDDFMKKNGFSTEIRTGDAFAQFLADQDSQWKTVIEAAGYAK; the protein is encoded by the coding sequence ATGACCAAATCGATTAATACAATCCTCGCAGTTCTGCTATCTTTCCTTGCCGGATGTAAACCCTCTGATCCAAACGCAGCTGCCTCCAACTACCCAAGCAAGACCATCACCGTTATCTGCCCATGGGCCGCCGGAGGGGGAACGGATCGCCTATCCCGGTTTATAGCAGACCAGCTTCAGTCGGAACTAGGGAAACCCGGTGTTGTAATGAATAGAACTGGAGGAAGCGGCGCCGTGGGACACTCAGCCGGAGCACTGGCCAAACCCGATGGTCACACCATCACAATGATTACGTTTGAACTGAGCACCATGCATTGGATGGGCATCTCAGATCTTACCTGGGAAGACTATGAACCGGTACTCCAGATGAATGCAGATGCTGCAGCGATTATTGTTCGAGCGGACGCTCCCTGGAAAAACCTTAATGAGTTTCTAGCAGCGGCCAAGGCCGACCCAGGAAATATAACCATGTCAGGAACATCAACCGGAGGTGCTTGGGATTTGGCCCGAGCAGGTTTTCAGCTGGAAGCCGGTGTCCCAGTAGAAGCCATTCGCTGGATTCCGACGAAGGGATCTGCTCCCTCTATTGTCGAGTTGCTGGGAGGTCATATCGACGCTGTTTGTTGCAGTGTCCCGGAAGCCATTTCTCAAATTGAAGCAGGCCAACTTAGAACATTGGCCGTTATGTCAGAGAATCGTCTACCCGACTACCCGGACATGCCAACCGTCAAGGAGTCGGGCATCAACTGGGTGGCCGTTGGATGGCGCGGACTAGCAATCCCCAAAGGGACTCCCGAACCAATCCTGAAAACCATCAGGGAAGCCTGCGAAAGAATTGTCACTTCGCCCGCGTATGATGATTTCATGAAAAAGAATGGCTTTTCAACCGAGATCAGAACCGGAGATGCATTCGCTCAATTCCTGGCCGACCAAGACAGCCAATGGAAGACGGTGATCGAAGCCGCAGGTTATGCCAAATAA
- a CDS encoding tripartite tricarboxylate transporter TctB family protein, producing MPNNGKQPFSGNIWLGIFFICTTLAVLVLSSSIQSIGLGNNFDPGPKAFPMGLSLLLAAGGAFEFVRRKPSEPKEVPVKGEGKSVLLLLGAFAVYVILLPWLGFATSTLIMATTMMMILGNPWWRALSLSLILLTIIYVLFVQFFRVQLPSGVFGMPF from the coding sequence ATGCCAAATAACGGAAAGCAACCATTCAGCGGCAATATTTGGCTAGGCATTTTCTTTATTTGTACCACCTTGGCTGTGCTCGTCTTATCGAGTTCCATTCAATCCATCGGCCTAGGAAACAATTTCGATCCAGGACCCAAGGCATTCCCCATGGGATTATCCCTCCTCCTAGCCGCCGGGGGAGCATTCGAGTTCGTCAGAAGAAAACCATCTGAACCAAAAGAAGTGCCGGTAAAAGGCGAAGGGAAATCGGTCTTGCTCCTCTTAGGTGCATTTGCCGTTTACGTGATATTACTCCCTTGGCTGGGATTCGCCACCAGCACTTTGATAATGGCCACAACGATGATGATGATACTCGGGAATCCCTGGTGGAGAGCCCTGTCATTATCCCTCATTCTCTTAACCATCATTTACGTACTGTTCGTACAATTTTTTCGGGTACAGCTACCAAGTGGCGTATTCGGAATGCCTTTCTGA
- a CDS encoding tripartite tricarboxylate transporter permease, whose product MSVLSELLQVHVLLPWLLGMLFGIFVGATPGLTATMAVALIVPVSFYMPDPNTGLAMIIGVSFTAIFAGDIPATYLRIPGTPASAAATLDGHQLAKQGRGRFALLIDLFCSSIGGLIGVTLLILIAPQLARFALKFSNFEYFWLAIFGLSMSAVVSSGNTRRGLLAAAFGMLLATIGLDVVSGAQRFTFGNPELMGGLGFIPVMIGLFGVSEVIRSVLSGFKAEDTDTTNSDKGDSALHAWLAIWKHKLTVFKSSIAGTIIGALPGAGADIAAWAAYGLEQRTSKKGANFGKGEVAGVVAPTSANNAAVSGAWIPALVFGIPGDAVTAIVLGALMMYEIKPGPLIFEQNPEQINAIFLIALITQLLLIPCGYLGLKTFGWLLKLPRSMIMVAVLVFSVVGSFSLRNSIFDVYVMAIFGLVGYFLEARRVPLAPLILGLILGPMVEENFRTGLIKSEGSLLPFLNRPICTFLVLLLIAAFFSPLILKRIRRKPAKLS is encoded by the coding sequence ATGTCTGTGCTATCTGAGCTCCTCCAAGTACACGTACTACTTCCCTGGCTACTGGGAATGTTATTCGGAATCTTTGTCGGTGCAACCCCGGGACTGACAGCCACCATGGCCGTGGCATTGATCGTACCCGTTAGCTTTTACATGCCAGACCCCAACACCGGGCTGGCAATGATTATCGGCGTCAGCTTCACCGCCATTTTTGCCGGGGACATACCAGCAACCTACTTGCGGATCCCAGGAACTCCGGCTTCCGCTGCGGCTACTCTCGATGGCCATCAACTTGCCAAGCAAGGACGAGGCCGATTTGCGCTACTCATAGATTTGTTCTGCTCGAGCATCGGTGGCCTGATCGGCGTCACCCTTCTGATTCTTATAGCCCCACAACTCGCTCGCTTTGCGCTCAAGTTCTCAAACTTTGAGTATTTCTGGTTAGCCATTTTTGGACTTAGCATGAGCGCAGTTGTAAGTAGCGGAAACACCCGAAGAGGCCTACTGGCGGCTGCATTCGGCATGCTCCTGGCAACCATTGGGCTGGATGTAGTGAGCGGGGCCCAACGATTTACATTCGGCAACCCCGAGCTCATGGGTGGACTCGGATTTATTCCGGTGATGATAGGTTTGTTTGGCGTATCAGAAGTTATTCGCAGCGTCCTATCCGGATTCAAAGCTGAAGACACCGACACTACGAACTCAGACAAGGGCGATTCGGCCCTTCATGCTTGGCTCGCTATCTGGAAACACAAACTCACCGTATTCAAATCCTCCATAGCCGGAACCATCATCGGGGCTCTTCCGGGCGCAGGGGCAGATATTGCAGCCTGGGCTGCTTATGGCCTGGAGCAACGGACTTCGAAAAAGGGAGCTAACTTTGGGAAAGGTGAAGTTGCGGGCGTAGTGGCTCCCACGAGCGCCAACAACGCTGCGGTTAGTGGTGCATGGATTCCGGCATTGGTATTCGGTATTCCCGGTGATGCAGTCACTGCTATCGTCCTTGGTGCATTGATGATGTACGAGATCAAACCTGGGCCACTCATCTTCGAACAGAACCCAGAACAGATAAACGCCATCTTCCTTATCGCGCTCATCACCCAATTACTACTCATACCCTGTGGTTACTTAGGCCTAAAGACCTTTGGCTGGTTGCTCAAACTGCCACGCAGCATGATCATGGTCGCAGTATTAGTATTTTCGGTCGTCGGCTCATTCTCACTGAGAAACAGCATATTCGACGTCTACGTCATGGCTATATTTGGCTTAGTCGGGTACTTTCTGGAAGCCAGGCGAGTCCCGTTGGCTCCTCTCATACTGGGCCTCATCCTCGGTCCCATGGTGGAAGAGAATTTCAGAACGGGCCTCATAAAGTCCGAAGGTAGTTTGCTCCCCTTTCTCAATCGCCCCATCTGCACATTTTTGGTCCTGCTGCTCATTGCGGCTTTCTTTAGCCCCCTCATATTGAAGAGAATTCGCCGAAAACCAGCAAAGTTGTCATAA